From a region of the Drosophila virilis strain 15010-1051.87 chromosome 3, Dvir_AGI_RSII-ME, whole genome shotgun sequence genome:
- the LOC6622694 gene encoding chymotrypsin inhibitor SCI-I, which yields MKFFLILAGLAFYVAHTGIQAMVCRGGVADSQPVCIGGKSEGHANETVCYGNANIYMWWYDTRSRSCKRLSYNGCGGNKNRFCTKSLCKSKCRRNERAAVQVPVTEYGIWN from the exons ATGAAATTCTTTCTAATCCTGGCTGGCCTGGCTTTCTATGTGGCCCACACTGGCATACAGGCGATGGTCTGTCGTGGTGGTGTTGCAG ATAGCCAACCAGTTTGCATAGGCGGCAAAAGCGAAGGACACGCCAATGAGACCGTCTGCTACGGGAatgcgaatatatatatgtggtgGTACGATACCAGGAGCCGATCCTGCAAGAGACTCTCCTACAACGGCTGCGGCGGCAACAAGAATCGCTTCTGCACCAAAAGCCTCTGCAAGAGCAAGTGCAGGCGCAATGAGAGAGCAGCAGTGCAAGTTCCAGTAACTGAATACGGAATATGGAATTGA